The Euphorbia lathyris chromosome 2, ddEupLath1.1, whole genome shotgun sequence genome includes a window with the following:
- the LOC136219983 gene encoding uncharacterized protein, translating to MWFYQANKKGAKPHSPVLKVLSRGLLGRLRGSVILMPPALRMKELVGPVILFIHGFPELWYSWRHQIVALAAQGYQAVAPDMRGYGDTDAPEDLRSYSCLHIVGDLVGIMDAVAPDQEKSAGLPWTVAKGQDTFTPISSVELQKALAL from the exons ATGTGGTTTTATCAAGCCAATAAAAAGGGGGCTAAGCCCCACTCACCCGTGCTTAAAGTCCTTTCCCGTGGCCTACTCGGGCGTCTTCGGGGGTCGGTGATTTTAATGCCACCCGCTCTCAGAATGAAAGAGCTGGTCGGTCCGGTGATTCTCTTCATCCATGGATTCCCGGAGTTATGGTACTCATGGCGGCACCAGATTGTGGCTCTTGCGGCGCAGGGATACCAAGCGGTGGCGCCGGATATGAGAGGGTATGGGGATACTGATGCGCCGGAAGATCTGCGGAGTTATAGTTGTCTCCATATCGTCGGAGATCTGGTTGGAATTATGGATGCGGTGGCGCCGGATCAGGAGAAG TCTGCAGGGCTTCCATGGACTGTGGCTAAAGGACAGGACACATTCACACCCATTAGCTCTGTT GAACTCCAGAAGGCATTGGCCCTGTAA